One Rhodothermales bacterium genomic window carries:
- a CDS encoding PIN domain-containing protein yields MRIYLDTCSLQRPLDDRSQLRIRQEAEAILYVLERIHSGTCGLVSSEVLDFEIAKNPDRTRLDFASETVSTAEISVLVTAEIEKRARELNQKGVDTLDSLHLACAEAGGASYFCTSDDALLRKAKRELTGVKAVSPLELAQELELWESR; encoded by the coding sequence ATGAGAATCTACCTCGACACGTGCAGTCTGCAGCGCCCTCTGGACGACCGATCGCAGCTTCGCATTCGCCAGGAGGCGGAAGCCATCCTCTATGTATTGGAACGCATCCATTCAGGCACATGCGGTCTCGTGTCGTCAGAAGTCCTCGACTTCGAGATTGCAAAAAACCCGGATCGGACGCGTTTGGATTTCGCCTCGGAAACCGTATCAACGGCTGAAATCAGCGTACTGGTTACCGCCGAAATCGAGAAGCGGGCGCGCGAGTTAAACCAAAAAGGCGTCGATACGTTGGATAGTTTACATCTGGCCTGCGCCGAAGCGGGCGGTGCCAGTTATTTCTGCACGAGCGACGATGCGTTACTCAGAAAAGCCAAACGCGAGCTCACAGGGGTAAAAGCCGTTTCCCCTCTGGAACTCGCACAGGAATTGGAATTATGGGAGTCCCGGTAA
- a CDS encoding sialate O-acetylesterase, with the protein MSTLILVVLFGLPAQAYPVNHNPDDLALRRSTALGVADRSGEVAQAVSAPLLLPPIFTSGAVLQRDVVFPVWGTALAGASVTVSLNGISETTVAEADGNWRVDCQAMNAGGPYTMVIASLAETITLTDMYIGDVWLASGQSNMEWKVSQLPIASDVIAAANDPRIRQFKVSSSLNSEPKSALPASSSWTEATPSFVGNFSAVGYFFAKHLREHVDVPIGIINATYGGSRIETWMSEGMLGYDEQDVILGDGAAHRQPTMAYNAMIHPLLPFPVKGFLWYQGESNNATLADVTAYASQFQTLIQGWRSIWGLGDLPFLWVQLPNFGGVPGPIPPQGHLWPLFRASQDAVRVLPNTGQAITIDVGDPTNIHPADKEPVGYRLSLIARKMVYGEHIIYSGPLHTGDVFHEDGRVSIHYDQVGAGFVADPDGVPGSFTLLGEDGTYVRGEAAIEGDRIVVWHDDVPEPVLVRYAWENNPINPNLYNSEGLPAAPFEAVVSAPVEPPDEPVTIPLGDLKRGVSGQDGATGTGYMMYSEENMKTRFAAFPPSFWAADHLIVVRYKNGQWEYDTNRDYYAFTPRSTDRLLAELDFTNDTATLLVGALDTIEGIGSGYTSGDLVITPNVWNGSPDMGEFYVEGTEVALVFEADNWPPVLNAIGDQANELHDVVSMTLSASDADGDPLTYTASGLPDGLTLSGAILSGTAHTAGSYTVTVTVSDADGATDSETFAWIVTESEPAILLLGDLKRGISGQDGATGTGYIMYSEQDLHERFAGNPPSVWAADHLIVVRFSGQWQYDTNRDYYAFTPVESDRLLAEVDFTSDTVTMLQGIDTLVEGISSGYVSGDLTIAPNIWNGAPDTGEFYPQGTFVVVTGVAAKAADQPYALASDVPDRFALGSIYPNPFNSTTTIAYQLPEESPVRIEIFNMFGQRVNVLLDNGAMPAGSWTSIWDGTAESGMPAAAGVYMVRLQANGYTESRTVVRVK; encoded by the coding sequence ATGAGTACCCTTATCCTGGTTGTTTTATTCGGGCTCCCCGCTCAAGCCTATCCCGTCAATCACAACCCGGATGATCTGGCGTTGCGTCGATCAACGGCTCTTGGGGTGGCTGATCGTTCAGGCGAGGTCGCACAGGCTGTCAGTGCCCCACTGCTACTTCCCCCTATTTTTACATCCGGGGCTGTGCTGCAGCGTGATGTGGTTTTTCCCGTCTGGGGCACGGCCCTGGCCGGGGCTAGCGTCACGGTCTCGTTGAACGGAATCAGCGAGACGACCGTCGCGGAAGCCGATGGCAACTGGCGGGTTGATTGTCAGGCTATGAATGCCGGCGGACCTTACACCATGGTGATTGCCTCGTTAGCGGAAACGATTACGCTAACAGATATGTACATCGGCGACGTATGGCTCGCCTCGGGGCAGTCCAACATGGAGTGGAAAGTCAGCCAGCTCCCGATCGCTTCTGACGTGATTGCTGCCGCCAATGACCCGCGGATTCGTCAGTTCAAGGTCTCGAGTTCGCTAAATAGCGAGCCCAAGAGTGCATTGCCGGCTAGCAGTTCCTGGACTGAGGCGACACCCAGTTTCGTAGGTAACTTTAGCGCGGTCGGTTACTTTTTTGCAAAACATCTTCGCGAACATGTTGATGTACCCATTGGAATCATCAATGCTACCTACGGAGGCAGTCGTATCGAGACCTGGATGAGTGAGGGGATGCTGGGCTACGACGAACAAGATGTCATACTTGGCGACGGCGCGGCTCATCGGCAACCTACCATGGCCTACAACGCGATGATCCACCCATTGCTTCCTTTCCCGGTTAAAGGCTTCCTGTGGTACCAGGGTGAATCCAATAACGCAACGCTGGCGGATGTGACCGCCTACGCTTCACAATTTCAGACGCTGATTCAGGGTTGGCGCAGCATCTGGGGCCTCGGAGATCTCCCCTTTCTCTGGGTCCAGCTCCCGAACTTTGGCGGGGTGCCCGGTCCGATTCCTCCTCAAGGACACCTGTGGCCCCTCTTTCGCGCAAGTCAAGATGCTGTACGGGTACTTCCCAATACGGGCCAGGCCATCACCATTGATGTCGGTGATCCTACCAATATCCATCCTGCGGATAAAGAACCCGTTGGCTACCGGCTCTCTTTGATCGCCCGCAAGATGGTGTATGGAGAGCATATCATTTATTCCGGCCCACTCCATACAGGCGATGTCTTCCATGAGGACGGGCGAGTGAGTATCCATTACGACCAGGTAGGCGCCGGATTCGTTGCGGATCCAGATGGTGTGCCGGGCAGCTTTACCCTCCTGGGGGAAGATGGCACCTACGTAAGGGGAGAAGCCGCTATCGAGGGTGACCGGATTGTTGTATGGCACGATGACGTACCGGAGCCGGTGCTCGTTCGTTATGCCTGGGAAAATAATCCCATCAACCCAAACCTGTACAACAGCGAGGGGTTACCCGCGGCACCTTTTGAAGCTGTCGTGTCCGCGCCCGTCGAGCCACCGGACGAACCGGTAACCATTCCACTGGGAGATTTGAAACGAGGCGTTTCCGGTCAGGATGGCGCAACGGGTACCGGGTACATGATGTACTCGGAAGAAAATATGAAGACCCGCTTTGCGGCCTTTCCACCCAGTTTCTGGGCGGCCGATCACCTGATCGTGGTTCGATATAAAAATGGTCAGTGGGAGTATGACACCAACCGCGATTACTACGCCTTCACGCCCCGATCCACCGACCGCCTGTTGGCTGAGCTGGACTTCACCAACGACACGGCCACGTTGCTGGTCGGAGCATTAGACACGATAGAAGGAATCGGTAGCGGCTATACCTCCGGCGACCTGGTCATCACGCCCAATGTGTGGAATGGGAGCCCTGATATGGGCGAATTCTATGTGGAAGGAACGGAAGTGGCCCTTGTTTTTGAAGCGGATAACTGGCCACCGGTGCTTAATGCCATTGGTGACCAGGCCAATGAGTTGCATGATGTGGTCAGTATGACACTGAGTGCCAGCGATGCCGATGGCGATCCGCTAACCTATACCGCCTCGGGTTTGCCCGATGGCCTCACACTTTCCGGCGCCATCCTTTCAGGCACGGCCCATACCGCCGGCAGCTATACCGTAACGGTAACGGTAAGCGACGCGGACGGGGCCACGGATAGCGAAACCTTTGCCTGGATCGTTACCGAAAGTGAGCCGGCGATTTTGCTGCTGGGAGATCTCAAAAGAGGGATTTCAGGCCAGGACGGTGCTACCGGTACCGGCTATATCATGTATAGCGAGCAGGATTTACATGAACGCTTTGCCGGCAATCCTCCCAGCGTCTGGGCGGCAGATCACCTGATTGTCGTACGTTTTTCCGGGCAGTGGCAATACGACACCAATCGGGATTACTACGCCTTTACACCCGTTGAAAGTGACCGCCTCCTCGCGGAAGTCGACTTTACCAGCGATACCGTGACCATGCTTCAGGGGATCGACACGCTGGTGGAAGGCATAAGCAGCGGCTACGTCAGCGGCGACCTGACCATCGCGCCGAACATCTGGAATGGCGCGCCGGACACGGGAGAGTTCTACCCACAAGGTACCTTCGTGGTTGTTACCGGGGTGGCAGCAAAAGCCGCGGATCAACCCTACGCATTGGCATCTGATGTGCCAGACCGCTTTGCGCTGGGGTCCATCTACCCCAACCCATTCAACAGCACAACAACGATCGCGTATCAACTGCCCGAGGAGAGTCCGGTGCGGATCGAAATCTTCAACATGTTCGGTCAGCGCGTGAACGTACTCCTCGACAACGGCGCCATGCCGGCCGGAAGTTGGACGAGCATCTGGGATGGGACGGCTGAGAGCGGCATGCCGGCGGCGGCCGGGGTATACATGGTGCGCTTGCAAGCGAACGGGTATACCGAGAGCCGCACGGTAGTGCGGGTGAAATAG
- a CDS encoding ABC-F family ATP-binding cassette domain-containing protein, translated as MIQLQNIDLAFGGRQIFDRLTWTVKPGQSIGLIGPNGAGKSTLLRAIAGSQPIDGGEVTMGGTTTVGFLEQDIQEAPTDRTIKEEGMLAFAEILKLQADEERIAHELDRHPDHESPAYLKLLHALDDAHARLAGFESHRISDRTESVLAGLGFEPEDMDRPLQTFSGGWRMRVALAKLLLRQPDFLLLDEPTNHLDIDSIAWLEEYLKAYPGTVVIVSHDRYFLDRMVRTTAELIRGKIIEYAGNYTFYLKDRILQRDIQRAAFENQQKQIAEAERFITRFKAKATKAKQAQSRVKMLDKLERVPPPPDEEAGIHFRFPEPKASGRVVLELTDFSKTYETAEGRIEVFKNARGMTIERGDKIALTGKNGAGKSTLARILNGTEDFDGTRKLGFQVEMTYFAQHQADTLNPNYTVLESMHEVGRGHTETELRSVLGAFLFSGDDVFKYTKVLSGGEKSRVALARTLLRPANFLILDEPTNHLDIRSINVLIEALKQYSGTFVVVSHDRHFLDQIVNKVWRVEHGEAREYLGNYADYLWQIEHGTAGQVARREETQAFVKNDSGEDKGVKRAGGPKTKDQKRLEAEERQRRRDADRNGGASGGHSPAASPKKNGSSLSPQQLRSAHRDLESRIERKEAEKLKLEEALASPSLYDNAEKARTTTIAYQTIKDELASLYASWEELAEQLTSIE; from the coding sequence ATGATCCAGCTTCAAAACATAGACCTCGCCTTCGGCGGCCGGCAGATATTCGACCGGTTGACGTGGACCGTCAAGCCCGGCCAGTCCATCGGACTCATTGGGCCCAACGGCGCCGGCAAGTCGACACTGCTGCGCGCGATCGCCGGCAGCCAGCCGATCGATGGCGGCGAGGTGACCATGGGCGGCACCACCACCGTTGGCTTCCTCGAGCAGGACATCCAGGAAGCCCCCACGGACCGGACGATCAAGGAGGAGGGCATGCTCGCCTTCGCTGAAATCTTGAAACTCCAGGCCGACGAGGAGCGGATCGCCCACGAGTTGGACCGGCACCCGGACCACGAGTCGCCGGCCTACCTGAAGCTCCTCCACGCACTCGACGACGCCCACGCCCGTCTCGCCGGCTTCGAGTCGCACCGGATCTCGGACCGGACGGAGTCCGTCCTGGCCGGCCTCGGCTTCGAACCCGAGGACATGGACCGCCCGCTGCAGACCTTCTCCGGCGGCTGGCGCATGCGCGTCGCCCTGGCCAAGCTGCTCCTCCGCCAGCCCGACTTCCTCCTGCTCGACGAGCCCACGAACCACCTGGACATCGACAGCATCGCCTGGCTCGAAGAGTACCTGAAGGCCTACCCTGGCACGGTGGTCATCGTCTCGCACGACCGGTACTTCCTCGACCGGATGGTCCGCACCACGGCCGAACTCATCCGGGGAAAGATCATCGAATACGCCGGCAACTACACGTTTTACCTCAAGGATCGCATCCTCCAGCGCGACATCCAGCGCGCGGCCTTCGAAAATCAGCAGAAGCAGATCGCCGAAGCCGAGCGCTTCATCACGCGCTTCAAGGCCAAAGCCACGAAGGCGAAACAGGCGCAGTCCCGCGTGAAGATGCTCGACAAGCTCGAGCGCGTCCCGCCGCCGCCCGACGAAGAAGCCGGCATCCACTTCCGCTTCCCAGAGCCCAAGGCGTCGGGGCGCGTCGTCCTCGAATTGACGGACTTCTCCAAGACGTACGAGACCGCGGAAGGGCGCATCGAGGTCTTCAAGAATGCCCGGGGCATGACCATCGAGCGCGGCGACAAAATCGCGCTGACGGGTAAAAACGGGGCGGGTAAATCCACCCTCGCCCGTATCCTCAACGGAACCGAAGACTTCGACGGCACCCGCAAGCTGGGCTTCCAGGTCGAGATGACCTACTTCGCCCAGCACCAGGCGGACACACTCAATCCGAATTACACGGTCCTTGAATCGATGCACGAGGTAGGGCGTGGCCATACGGAGACTGAGCTGCGCTCCGTCCTCGGCGCGTTCCTGTTTTCGGGCGACGATGTCTTCAAGTATACGAAGGTGCTCTCGGGAGGTGAAAAAAGCCGCGTCGCCCTGGCTAGGACCCTGCTCCGGCCGGCGAACTTCCTCATCCTCGACGAGCCCACAAACCACCTGGACATCCGCTCGATCAACGTTCTCATCGAGGCGCTCAAGCAGTATTCCGGCACCTTCGTCGTCGTCAGCCACGACCGCCACTTCCTCGACCAGATCGTCAATAAGGTCTGGCGCGTCGAACATGGCGAGGCACGGGAATACCTGGGCAACTACGCCGACTACCTATGGCAGATCGAACACGGCACCGCCGGCCAGGTGGCGCGCCGCGAGGAGACGCAGGCGTTTGTCAAAAATGACTCGGGGGAAGACAAGGGCGTCAAGCGCGCTGGCGGCCCCAAGACGAAGGACCAGAAACGCCTGGAGGCCGAGGAACGCCAGCGCCGCCGCGATGCGGACCGGAATGGCGGCGCGTCGGGAGGCCACTCACCGGCTGCTTCGCCCAAAAAGAACGGATCCAGCCTCTCGCCGCAGCAGCTTCGTTCGGCCCACCGCGATCTTGAATCGCGCATCGAAAGGAAAGAGGC